One genomic region from Apodemus sylvaticus chromosome 1, mApoSyl1.1, whole genome shotgun sequence encodes:
- the Furin gene encoding furin, which produces MELRPWLLWVVAAAGALVLLAADARGQKIFTNTWAVHISGGPAVAERVARKHGFHNLGQIFGDYYHFWHRAVTKRSLSPHRPRHSRLQREPQVKWLEQQVAKRRPKRDVYQEPTDPKFPQQWYLSGVTQRDLNVKEAWARGFTGHGIVVSILDDGIEKNHPDLAGNYDPGASFDVNDQDPDPQPRYTQTSDNRHGTRCAGEVAAVANNGVCGVGVAYNARIGGVRMLDGEVTDAVEARSLGLNPDHIHIYSASWGPEDDGKTVDGPARLAEEAFFRGVSQGRGGLGSIFVWASGNGGREHDSCNCDGYTNSIYTLSISSATQFGNVPWYSEACSSTLATTYSSGNQNEKQIVTTDLRQKCTESHTGTSASAPLAAGIIALTLEANKNLTWRDMQHLVVQTSKPAHLNANDWATNGVGRKVSHSYGYGLLDAGAMVALAQNWTTVAPQRKCIIEILAEPKDIGKRLEVRKTVTACLGEPNHITRLEHVQARLTLSYNRRGDLAIHLISPMGTRSTLLAARPHDYSADGFNDWAFMTTHSWDEEPSGEWVLEIENTSEANNYGTLTKFTLVLYGTASEGLSTPPESSGCKTLTSSQACVVCEEGFSLHQKSCVQHCPPGFTPQVLDTHYSTENDVEVIRASVCTPCHASCATCQGPAPTDCLSCPSHASLDPVEQTCSRQSQSSRESRPQQQPPALRPEVEVEPRLQAGLASHLPEVLAGLSCLIIVLIFGVVFLFLHRCSGFSFRGVKVYTMDRGLISYKGLPPEAWQEECPSDSEEDEGRGERTAFIKDQSAL; this is translated from the exons ATGGAGCTGAGACCCTGGTTGCTATGGGTGGTAGCAGCAGCAGGAGCCTTGGTCCTGCTCGCAGCTGATGCTCGTGGccagaagatcttcaccaacacttgGGCCGTGCACATTTCTGGAGGCCCGGCTGTGGCTGAACGCGTGGCGCGGAAGCATGGCTTCCACAACCTGGGTCAG ATCTTTGGTGACTATTACCACTTCTGGCACAGAGCAGTGACAAAGCGGTCCCTGTCGCCTCACCGCCCGCGGCACAGCCGGCTACAGAGGGAGCCTCAA gTCAAGTGGCTGGAGCAGCAGGTGGCCAAGCGAAGACCCAAGAGGGACGTGTACCAGGAGCCCACAGACCCCAAGTTCCCCCAGCAGTGGTACCTG TCTGGTGTCACTCAGCGAGACCTGAATGTGAAGGAAGCCTGGGCTCGGGGCTTCACAGGGCATGGCATTGTGGTCTCCATCCTGGATGACGGCATTGAGAAGAACCATCCCGACTTGGCAGGCAATTAT GATCCTGGAGCCAGTTTTGATGTCAATGACCAGGACCCTGACCCACAGCCTCGGTATACACAGACGAGTGACAACAG GCATGGCACTCGGTGTGCTGGTGAGGTGGCAGCGGTGGCCAACAATGGTGTCTGTGGTGTAGGGGTAGCTTACAATGCCCGAATCGGAG GGGTGCGGATGTTGGACGGCGAGGTGACTGATGCGGTAGAGGCACGTTCGCTGGGCCTGAATCCCGACCACATCCACATCTACAGCGCCAGCTGGGGCCCCGAGGACGATGGCAAGACCGTGGATGGACCAGCCCGGCTCGCTGAGGAGGCCTTCTTTCGGGGAGTTAGCCAG GGCCGCGGAGGGCTGGGCTCCATCTTTGTCTGGGCCTCAGGGAATGGGGGCCGGGAACATGACAGCTGCAACTGTGATGGCTACACCAACAGCATCTACACACTGTCCATCAGCAGTGCCACCCAGTTCGGCAATGTGCCCTGGTACAGTGAGGCCTGCTCCTCCACGCTGGCCACCACCTACAGCAGTGGCAACCAGAACGAGAAGCAGATC GTGACAACTGACCTGAGGCAGAAGTGCACAGAATCTCACACAGGCACCTCAGCCTCCGCTCCCTTGGCAGCTGGTATCATTGCTCTCACCCTGGAGGCCAA TAAGAACCTCACATGGCGGGATATGCAGCACCTGGTGGTACAGACCTCAAAGCCAGCCCATCTCAATGCTAATGATTGGGCTACCAATGGTGTGGGCCGGAAAG tgagcCATTCGTATGGCTACGGGCTGTTGGATGCAGGTGCCATGGTGGCCCTGGCCCAGAACTGGACAACAGTGGCCCCCCAGCGGAAGTGCATCATTGAAATCCTGGCGGAGCCCAA GGACATTGGCAAACGGCTAGAGGTGCGCAAGACCGTGACAGCATGCCTGGGTGAGCCCAACCACATCACCAGGCTGGAACACGTTCAGGCCCGGCTCACCCTGTCTTACAATCGCCGTGGTGACCTGGCTATCCACCTCATCAGCCCCATGGGCACTCGCTCCACCCTGTTAGCTGCCAG ACCACATGACTACTCTGCTGATGGGTTTAATGACTGGGCTTTCATGACAACTCATTCCTGGGATGAGGAGCCCTCTGGCGAATGGGTCCTAGAGATTGAAAACACCAGCGAGGCCAACAATTATG GGACGCTGACCAAATTCACGCTCGTTCTGTATGGCACGGCCTCTGAGGGGCTCTCGACACCTCCAGAAAGCAGCGGCTGCAAGACCCTCACGTCCAGCCAGGCCTGTGTGG TGTGTGAGGAAGGTTTCTCACTGCACCAGAAAAGCTGTGTCCAGCACTGCCCACCAGGCTTCACCCCCCAAGTCCTCGATACACACTACAGCACTGAGAATGATGTGGAGGTCATCCGTGCCAGCGTCTGTACCCCCTGCCACGCCTCATGTGCCACTTGCCAGGGCCCAGCCCCCACAGACTGCCTCAGCTGCCCCAGCCATGCCTCGCTGGACCCTGTGGAGCAAACCTGCTCCAGGCAAAGCCAGAGCAGCCGAGAGTCTCGGCCTCAGCAGCAGCCGCCCGCGCTGCGGCcggaggtggaggtggagccCCGGCTGCAGGCCGGGCTGGCCTCTCACCTGCCCGAGGTCCTGGCCGGCCTCAGCTGCCTTATCATCGTCCTCATCTTCGGCGTTGTCTTCCTGTTCCTGCACCGGTGTTCGGGCTTCAGCTTCCGGGGGGTGAAGGTGTATACCATGGACCGCGGCCTCATCTCCTACAAGGGGCTGCCTCCGGAAGCCTGGCAGGAGGAGTGCCCGTCGGACTCGGAGGAGGACGAGGGCCGGGGCGAGAGGACCGCCTTCATCAAAGACCAGAGCGCCCTTTGA